Proteins found in one Paenibacillus sp. FSL R10-2782 genomic segment:
- the ccpA gene encoding catabolite control protein A, whose amino-acid sequence MTVTIYDVAREAGVSMATVSRVVNNNPNVKPQTRKKVYEAIEQLGYRPNAVARGLASKKTTTVGVVIPDISNSIFAEIARGIEDIANMYHYNIILCNADKRKEKEIRVINTLLEKQVDGLLFMGGTVTDEHIQAFHTAAVPIVLCATSDEKGSYPSVDIDHEAAAFDAVNTLIRHGHRQIAMISGTLQDPANGYARFQGYKRALEAAGMEYQEDLVRIGNYRYESGVEAMKYFLGLKKKPSAIFAATDEMAIGAIHSIQDEGLKVPDDFSVISVDNIRMASMVRPQLTTVAQPMYDLGAVAMRLLTKLMKKENVENPRVILPHETILRLSVNYLD is encoded by the coding sequence TTGACGGTAACGATCTATGATGTAGCTCGCGAAGCTGGTGTCTCAATGGCGACAGTGTCCCGTGTAGTTAACAATAATCCTAACGTAAAGCCTCAGACTCGCAAAAAGGTATATGAAGCGATTGAACAATTGGGATATCGCCCAAATGCGGTGGCAAGAGGTCTGGCTAGCAAGAAGACAACGACCGTTGGCGTGGTTATTCCGGATATATCGAACTCAATTTTTGCAGAAATTGCGCGCGGTATTGAGGATATTGCGAATATGTATCACTATAACATTATTTTGTGTAATGCCGATAAGCGGAAAGAAAAAGAGATTCGTGTCATCAATACGCTGCTCGAAAAGCAGGTTGATGGACTTCTGTTCATGGGTGGCACAGTAACGGACGAGCATATTCAGGCCTTTCATACGGCTGCGGTTCCTATCGTTCTGTGCGCTACGAGTGATGAGAAAGGCAGCTATCCTTCGGTTGATATTGACCATGAAGCCGCTGCTTTTGATGCAGTGAATACATTGATCCGCCACGGGCACCGTCAAATCGCGATGATTAGTGGTACTCTTCAGGATCCTGCGAACGGCTATGCACGTTTCCAAGGCTACAAGAGAGCGCTGGAAGCAGCAGGAATGGAGTATCAGGAAGATCTCGTGCGAATCGGGAACTATCGTTATGAGTCCGGTGTGGAGGCAATGAAGTATTTCCTGGGGCTCAAGAAGAAGCCAAGTGCGATTTTTGCGGCTACGGATGAAATGGCAATTGGTGCGATTCATAGCATTCAGGATGAAGGTTTGAAAGTACCGGACGATTTTTCTGTCATCAGTGTGGACAATATCCGTATGGCTTCCATGGTTCGTCCGCAGCTTACGACAGTGGCGCAACCGATGTACGATTTGGGTGCAGTAGCGATGCGTTTGCTGACCAAGCTGATGAAGAAGGAAAATGTGGAAAATCCTCGCGTCATTTTGCCGCATGAAACGATTTTGCGGTTATCGGTTAATTATTTAGACTAG
- the ytxJ gene encoding bacillithiol system redox-active protein YtxJ — MATMTKMTTVQQLDAALEASSDKALLLFKHSTRCPISSGAHRELESYLQGTPNENIEYGIIYVVEDRPVSNEAANKLHLQHESPQAILIKGGEAVWHTSHSNITARALHDHLV, encoded by the coding sequence ATGGCGACGATGACAAAAATGACTACTGTTCAACAATTAGATGCGGCGCTGGAAGCGTCATCAGACAAGGCATTGCTTCTTTTTAAACATAGCACGCGCTGTCCGATTAGCTCTGGCGCACATCGGGAACTGGAGTCCTATTTGCAAGGCACTCCCAACGAAAATATTGAATACGGTATCATTTATGTAGTAGAAGACCGGCCGGTGTCCAATGAGGCTGCGAACAAGCTCCATCTGCAGCATGAATCACCGCAGGCTATTTTGATCAAGGGCGGAGAGGCTGTCTGGCATACATCCCATTCGAATATCACTGCGCGTGCGCTTCACGATCATTTGGTATAG
- a CDS encoding type 1 glutamine amidotransferase domain-containing protein: MSRLAGKKVIALVDEEFEDLELWYPVYRVREEGAEVHLAGAEKGKKYIGKYGVPAEAEYAFEELNSRDYDGILVPGGWAPDKLRRYPKVIQLVQELHAAQKPIGQICHAGWVLISAKILDGFTVTSTPGIRDDMENAGAIWKDEAVVTDRHIVSARRPPDLPPYGKAFCDLLANNTKK; encoded by the coding sequence ATGTCGAGACTTGCAGGAAAAAAGGTTATCGCCCTGGTAGATGAGGAATTCGAGGATCTGGAGCTATGGTACCCTGTGTACCGTGTCCGTGAAGAAGGCGCAGAAGTGCATTTGGCCGGTGCTGAAAAGGGTAAAAAATATATCGGAAAATATGGCGTACCTGCTGAAGCAGAATATGCCTTTGAGGAACTGAACAGCCGCGATTATGACGGGATTCTTGTCCCCGGAGGCTGGGCGCCGGATAAACTGCGACGCTATCCCAAGGTGATTCAACTTGTACAGGAGTTACACGCCGCCCAAAAACCCATCGGGCAAATCTGCCATGCAGGCTGGGTGCTAATCTCCGCCAAAATTTTGGACGGTTTCACCGTAACATCCACACCCGGCATTCGTGATGATATGGAAAACGCAGGAGCCATCTGGAAGGACGAAGCTGTCGTGACAGACAGACATATCGTATCTGCCCGCCGCCCGCCTGACCTTCCGCCATATGGAAAAGCGTTCTGCGATCTGTTGGCAAACAACACAAAGAAATAA
- the ptsP gene encoding phosphoenolpyruvate--protein phosphotransferase, translating to MIEGIGAATGVAIGKAFVLPSWEWDLPEQKMDAVDLAKEFERLYEGIRTSKSEIQFIKDEFREMVGPEESSIFDAHLAILEDPEFMNEVRGIIERQYKAAEVAVKEAIDHFVTMFDLLDDEYMKERAIDIKDVGNRLLKHLLGAPEVTLPKDTQPYILVAKELSPSQSAHLNPSYVLGIVTMNGGKTSHSAIMARAMGIPLVSGLESNLNLPVQTGDMMVVDGDLGKVYVKPEKSIIDHYMALRDEQLRRKEQLQVLASVEAVTKDGTELRLAANISSVKELEAALKHGAQGVGLFRTEFLYMDRNSAPDEDEQYEVYRLVAEKTGSHSVVIRTLDIGGDKPLDYLQLPVEENPFLGYRAIRISLDWKELFKIQLTAILRASVAGNIKVMYPMISSVEEIRQADAILKEAMADLDARGLAYNPHIQQGIMIEVPAAAMIADLLAAETDFFSIGTNDLVQYVLAVDRMNEQIAHMYHPYHPAVLRMLRMTAEAAHQAGIDVSVCGEMAGDERSIPLWLELGIHQLSMSPQSLLRVKHRVLNTSAAEATLVAQACFGMSTGAAIEDKLTAVSVSCTSVGPGRQ from the coding sequence ATGATAGAAGGCATCGGCGCCGCAACAGGTGTGGCAATCGGGAAGGCTTTTGTCCTGCCGAGCTGGGAGTGGGATTTACCTGAGCAGAAAATGGATGCGGTGGATCTCGCAAAGGAATTCGAGCGGTTGTATGAAGGGATACGCACATCCAAAAGTGAAATCCAGTTTATTAAGGATGAATTTCGGGAAATGGTGGGACCGGAGGAATCCAGCATTTTTGATGCGCATCTGGCTATATTGGAGGACCCTGAATTCATGAACGAAGTTCGTGGAATCATTGAGCGTCAATATAAAGCAGCCGAGGTGGCTGTCAAGGAAGCGATTGACCATTTTGTGACGATGTTTGATCTGCTGGATGATGAATACATGAAGGAGCGGGCGATTGACATCAAGGATGTGGGGAATCGGTTGCTCAAGCATTTGCTGGGTGCGCCGGAAGTAACTCTTCCGAAGGACACGCAGCCTTACATTCTGGTCGCCAAGGAGCTTTCTCCATCTCAATCGGCCCACTTGAATCCAAGCTATGTATTAGGAATTGTGACAATGAATGGGGGCAAAACATCGCATTCTGCGATCATGGCCCGTGCGATGGGCATCCCGCTCGTTTCGGGACTGGAGAGCAATCTCAATTTGCCTGTCCAGACTGGGGATATGATGGTTGTCGATGGAGACTTGGGTAAGGTTTATGTGAAGCCGGAGAAATCCATTATTGATCATTATATGGCATTACGTGATGAGCAGCTCCGCAGAAAAGAACAGCTTCAAGTGCTCGCTTCCGTGGAAGCCGTGACCAAGGATGGAACTGAACTGAGGCTGGCAGCAAATATCAGTTCTGTTAAGGAACTGGAGGCAGCATTGAAGCATGGGGCGCAGGGTGTTGGACTGTTCCGCACGGAATTTTTATATATGGATCGAAACTCTGCACCTGATGAAGATGAGCAGTATGAGGTGTATCGGCTGGTAGCAGAAAAGACAGGAAGCCACTCCGTTGTTATCCGTACATTGGATATCGGCGGGGATAAACCACTGGACTATCTTCAACTGCCGGTGGAGGAAAACCCGTTTCTCGGCTATCGTGCTATACGCATCAGTCTCGATTGGAAGGAATTATTCAAGATACAACTGACAGCTATTTTACGTGCCAGTGTGGCAGGGAATATCAAGGTCATGTATCCGATGATCTCATCGGTGGAGGAGATCCGCCAGGCGGATGCGATCTTGAAGGAAGCTATGGCGGATTTGGATGCGAGAGGGCTTGCCTACAATCCACATATCCAGCAAGGGATTATGATTGAGGTGCCAGCGGCAGCAATGATTGCCGATCTACTCGCTGCTGAAACAGATTTTTTCAGTATAGGCACGAATGATCTGGTACAGTATGTGCTGGCTGTAGACCGTATGAACGAGCAGATTGCCCATATGTACCATCCATACCATCCGGCTGTGCTGCGGATGCTGCGTATGACAGCAGAGGCAGCTCATCAAGCGGGGATTGATGTGAGTGTGTGCGGTGAAATGGCAGGAGATGAACGCTCCATTCCCTTGTGGCTGGAGTTGGGAATACACCAGCTAAGCATGTCTCCTCAGTCCTTGCTGCGAGTCAAGCATCGTGTGCTGAACACGTCCGCAGCTGAGGCAACGCTGGTTGCCCAGGCGTGCTTCGGCATGTCTACTGGCGCAGCGATCGAAGACAAGCTGACCGCAGTTAGTGTCAGTTGTACTTCAGTCGGGCCTGGACGGCAGTAA
- a CDS encoding glucose PTS transporter subunit IIA: MNWLGSLQQLGRAVMLPTMVLPAAAILLSLGSLPWSAWGFPMVSEMANAAGRGIFYFLPYLFAVGVALGMSNQAGQAGLAALAGMAIYDQVTLRFGNGLIHPATLIGIILGVISGVAYNRFKSIKLPEVLQFFGGTRFVLLLIGLFSAVFAGLMLIVAPLIQRGLQFIAGLELNLGGFGLFIYGILYRVLAAFGLHHLLNNIFWFQLGTYKAPSGNIVQGDLPRFFAGDPTAGYFMSGLFPIMMFAIPAIALAIIQEAREDLKPKVQKTFLTAALVCFFTGVSEQIEFAFLFAAPYLFLVHAVMSGLAMWLTFELDIHHGFSYSAGFIDYVLNFHLSHNAWLLIPLGVAYGLVYYVLFRWAIRRFRIPTPGREEGSVLEDWAGNIPYSAPLILEALGGKENIVRVEACITRLRLTVHNDRLIDTGAIKALGSAGLINLGGGNLQVVFGTYSELIREEIAKLMERDLPQVLFNAPVHGKMLPIHEVPDKIFATKLVGDGVAFVPERGELVSPVYGTVMHLYPTMHALGISTREGIEVLLHIGIDTSQLKGNFTAMVEAGDTVEPGQLLIKFDLQALREQAPSLVTPMVITNPDRVKSWSFAPFKTVKKGQTSVMSVVLHDRNVGGVET; encoded by the coding sequence ATGAATTGGCTCGGATCCTTACAACAGCTTGGTCGGGCTGTCATGCTCCCGACGATGGTGTTACCGGCCGCTGCTATATTACTAAGTCTAGGCAGCCTTCCCTGGTCCGCTTGGGGATTTCCAATGGTGTCTGAAATGGCTAATGCAGCAGGGCGTGGGATTTTTTATTTTTTGCCGTACTTGTTTGCGGTTGGTGTAGCACTCGGCATGTCGAATCAGGCAGGTCAGGCAGGACTGGCGGCATTGGCTGGTATGGCTATATATGATCAGGTCACATTGAGATTTGGAAACGGACTCATTCATCCCGCGACGCTCATCGGCATCATTTTGGGTGTCATTTCAGGGGTGGCGTATAACCGCTTCAAAAGCATTAAGTTGCCTGAGGTACTCCAATTTTTTGGAGGGACTCGATTTGTTTTACTGCTGATTGGCTTGTTCTCCGCCGTGTTCGCAGGACTGATGCTGATTGTGGCTCCACTCATTCAGAGAGGATTGCAATTTATAGCAGGTCTGGAATTGAACTTGGGCGGCTTCGGATTGTTTATTTACGGTATTTTGTATCGGGTGCTGGCGGCTTTTGGCCTTCATCATCTGCTTAATAATATATTCTGGTTTCAACTGGGTACATATAAAGCACCGTCAGGCAACATAGTGCAGGGAGATTTACCCCGGTTTTTTGCTGGCGATCCGACGGCGGGCTATTTTATGTCAGGGTTGTTTCCGATCATGATGTTTGCGATTCCAGCCATTGCGCTGGCGATTATTCAGGAAGCGCGTGAAGACTTGAAGCCGAAGGTGCAAAAGACGTTTTTGACTGCTGCACTGGTCTGCTTTTTTACCGGTGTATCGGAACAAATCGAGTTTGCCTTTTTGTTTGCCGCTCCATATTTGTTCCTTGTTCATGCGGTCATGTCCGGTCTAGCCATGTGGCTTACCTTTGAGCTGGATATTCATCACGGTTTTTCATATTCAGCGGGTTTTATAGATTACGTACTCAATTTCCATCTGTCACATAACGCCTGGTTGTTGATTCCATTAGGGGTGGCCTATGGGCTGGTATATTATGTGCTATTCCGGTGGGCGATTCGAAGGTTCCGTATTCCCACTCCAGGTCGCGAGGAAGGTTCAGTTCTGGAGGATTGGGCAGGCAATATTCCCTACAGCGCTCCCCTTATTTTGGAGGCGCTTGGCGGGAAGGAAAATATAGTTCGGGTGGAAGCCTGCATTACACGGTTGCGTCTCACCGTCCACAATGATCGGCTGATTGATACCGGAGCGATAAAAGCATTGGGCTCGGCCGGACTGATCAATCTGGGCGGGGGTAACTTGCAGGTTGTATTCGGTACGTATTCGGAGTTGATTCGTGAGGAAATCGCGAAGCTTATGGAGCGTGATCTTCCTCAAGTGTTGTTCAACGCTCCTGTGCACGGAAAAATGCTGCCGATTCACGAGGTGCCGGACAAAATTTTTGCAACGAAGCTGGTCGGGGACGGAGTTGCTTTTGTTCCCGAACGAGGTGAACTTGTGTCTCCGGTGTATGGTACGGTTATGCATCTGTATCCGACCATGCACGCTTTGGGCATCTCTACACGAGAGGGAATTGAGGTTCTGCTTCATATAGGGATTGATACTTCACAGCTAAAAGGGAATTTTACTGCTATGGTAGAAGCAGGCGATACGGTGGAGCCGGGACAATTGCTGATCAAATTTGATTTGCAGGCGCTGCGGGAACAAGCTCCATCTTTAGTGACCCCCATGGTCATTACGAACCCGGATCGAGTGAAGTCATGGAGCTTTGCTCCGTTTAAAACAGTGAAAAAAGGTCAGACCTCGGTAATGTCCGTTGTGCTGCATGACAGGAATGTTGGAGGGGTAGAAACATGA
- a CDS encoding CoA-binding protein — protein MAFENPSREEIKSILEQVGNIAVVGLSDKSDRTSYMVSYAMQKRGYRIIPVNPAAAGQTILGETCYASLEEVPEPVELVNVFRRSEYCAEVAREAAAIGAKVLWLQQGIISQEAADIAQEHGMTVIMDRCIKVEDSVTQAVRKG, from the coding sequence ATGGCTTTTGAAAATCCGTCAAGAGAAGAAATCAAAAGCATTTTGGAGCAGGTAGGCAACATTGCGGTTGTAGGCTTGTCTGATAAATCAGACCGAACCTCGTATATGGTGTCTTATGCTATGCAAAAGCGGGGATACCGGATTATTCCGGTTAATCCTGCGGCAGCGGGGCAAACGATTTTAGGAGAAACTTGCTATGCAAGTCTTGAAGAAGTACCTGAGCCTGTCGAATTGGTCAATGTATTCCGTCGCAGTGAGTATTGCGCTGAGGTTGCTCGTGAGGCAGCTGCCATTGGTGCCAAGGTTTTGTGGCTTCAACAGGGCATTATCAGCCAGGAAGCCGCTGACATCGCGCAGGAGCATGGAATGACGGTTATTATGGATCGCTGCATTAAGGTAGAGGATTCCGTAACCCAAGCTGTACGGAAAGGATAA
- the aroA gene encoding 3-phosphoshikimate 1-carboxyvinyltransferase: MDVIVRPTPSLQGEIGALSSKNYTTRYLLTAALADGQSTIYFPAHSEDSDAMRRCIADLGAVLEEDDEKIVITGFGSHPRAVKELNVGNAGAVLRFLMGVVSLCPDVTFVNTYPDSLGKRPHDDLIDALGQLGVRVDHREGKLPIRIQGGQAKGGKIQVSGSVSSQYLSALLFLTPLLEEDSEIEVLHDLKSKVVIGQTLEVLQEAGIIIHASDDYMSFRVPGRQSYQPRTYTVQGDYPGSAAVLAAAAVTNSDVTIHRLKEQSKQGERAIVDVLRMMEVPLTHKNDTVVVKGNGRLKAIEFDGDAATDAVLAMVAAAVFAEGTSRFYNVENLRYKECDRITDYLNELTKAGARVEERQAEIIVHGRPEGVEGGVEINAHFDHRVIMALTVVGLRAQKPLVIKDAHHVAKSYPQYFDHLTTLGASVEWVK, from the coding sequence ATGGATGTTATCGTTAGACCTACCCCTTCCCTGCAGGGAGAGATTGGGGCCTTATCCTCCAAAAACTACACTACTCGTTATCTGCTCACAGCGGCGCTCGCCGATGGGCAAAGTACCATTTATTTTCCGGCACACAGTGAGGACAGTGATGCTATGCGTCGTTGTATCGCTGATCTGGGGGCAGTGCTGGAAGAGGATGACGAAAAAATTGTCATTACGGGTTTTGGTAGCCATCCTCGTGCTGTGAAGGAGTTAAATGTAGGGAATGCCGGAGCGGTGCTCCGTTTTTTGATGGGAGTTGTATCCTTATGCCCGGATGTTACCTTCGTTAATACATATCCTGACTCATTGGGTAAACGACCCCATGATGATCTAATTGATGCGCTGGGCCAATTGGGTGTAAGAGTGGACCATCGCGAAGGTAAGTTGCCTATTCGTATCCAGGGCGGTCAAGCTAAGGGCGGCAAAATACAGGTGTCCGGTTCGGTTAGCTCACAATATTTGAGCGCATTGCTGTTCCTTACACCTTTACTGGAGGAAGACAGCGAAATCGAGGTGCTGCATGATCTGAAATCCAAGGTGGTTATTGGTCAGACGCTGGAGGTGCTCCAAGAGGCAGGTATAATCATTCATGCAAGTGACGATTATATGTCTTTCCGTGTTCCGGGACGACAATCTTATCAGCCGCGCACGTATACAGTGCAGGGGGATTACCCAGGCAGTGCCGCGGTGCTGGCAGCGGCTGCCGTAACGAACTCGGATGTCACCATCCATCGGCTAAAGGAGCAGAGCAAGCAGGGAGAACGTGCTATTGTAGATGTGCTTCGTATGATGGAAGTACCGCTGACGCACAAGAACGACACAGTTGTCGTGAAGGGGAATGGCCGTTTGAAGGCCATCGAGTTTGACGGCGATGCTGCAACCGATGCGGTGCTGGCGATGGTGGCTGCTGCTGTATTTGCTGAGGGTACGTCCCGTTTTTATAATGTGGAAAATTTGCGGTATAAGGAATGTGACCGCATTACCGATTATTTGAACGAACTGACCAAGGCCGGAGCTCGCGTGGAGGAACGTCAGGCTGAAATTATCGTACATGGCCGACCGGAGGGGGTCGAAGGCGGCGTTGAAATCAATGCGCATTTTGATCACCGTGTTATTATGGCTTTGACGGTAGTCGGTCTACGGGCCCAGAAACCGCTGGTGATCAAGGATGCGCATCATGTTGCCAAATCATATCCGCAATATTTTGACCATCTGACGACGCTTGGCGCCTCTGTAGAGTGGGTAAAATAA
- a CDS encoding rhodanese-like domain-containing protein, which translates to MTQIALIEPSELRARLQAGEQLQLIDVREAEEVAEGMIDGAKHIPLGQIPSRLEEIERTGEIIFICRSGYRSERACEYLQQLGYEGCTNMTGGMLQWSQEQ; encoded by the coding sequence ATGACGCAAATCGCCCTGATTGAACCTTCTGAGCTTCGCGCACGCCTGCAAGCAGGAGAACAACTGCAATTGATCGACGTTCGCGAGGCAGAAGAAGTAGCGGAAGGCATGATTGACGGTGCCAAGCATATTCCGCTCGGACAGATTCCGAGTCGCCTTGAGGAAATTGAACGTACCGGTGAAATTATCTTTATTTGCCGGAGCGGTTATCGCAGCGAACGAGCCTGCGAATATTTACAACAGCTCGGTTATGAAGGCTGCACTAACATGACCGGCGGTATGCTGCAATGGTCACAAGAACAGTAA
- the gndA gene encoding NADP-dependent phosphogluconate dehydrogenase, producing MAKQQIGVIGLAVMGKNLALNIESRGFTVSVFNRSPEKTHDLIKEAEGKKLTGTFSIEEFVNSLESPRKILIMVQAGKATDATIEQLVPHLDKGDIIIDGGNAYFPDTQRRSKELEEKGLRFIGTGVSGGEEGALNGPAIMPGGQESAYKLVEPILTAISAKVDGDPCCTYIGPDGAGHYVKMVHNGIEYGDMQLIGEAYHLLKSVLNVNAEELHEIFTEWNKGELDSYLIEITADIFSQYDSETGKPMVDVILDAAGQKGTGKWTSQSALDLGVPLSMITESVFSRFLSAMKDERIAASKVLSGPNAESFSGDKKEFIESVRKALFASKIVSYAQGFAQMRAASDEYDWDLKYGKIAMIFRGGCIIRSQFLQNIKDAYDRDPALKNLLLDSYFKNVVETYQNAWRQVISVAVSQGIPVPGFSSALAYYDSYRTERLPANLLQAQRDYFGAHTFKRVDKEGVFHHQWF from the coding sequence ATGGCAAAACAGCAGATTGGTGTGATCGGCCTGGCGGTAATGGGTAAGAATTTGGCCCTTAATATTGAGAGCAGAGGCTTCACCGTCTCGGTATTTAACCGCTCTCCCGAAAAAACGCATGATCTTATCAAAGAAGCAGAAGGTAAGAAATTGACGGGTACTTTCTCCATTGAAGAATTTGTGAACTCACTGGAATCGCCCCGTAAAATCCTGATCATGGTTCAAGCTGGTAAAGCAACGGATGCCACGATTGAGCAGCTTGTGCCTCATCTAGACAAGGGCGACATTATTATAGACGGAGGCAATGCCTACTTCCCTGATACACAGCGCCGCAGTAAGGAGCTGGAGGAAAAAGGACTTCGCTTTATTGGTACAGGCGTATCCGGTGGTGAAGAAGGTGCCTTGAACGGTCCTGCAATTATGCCAGGTGGACAAGAAAGTGCCTACAAGCTGGTAGAGCCGATTCTGACAGCAATCTCTGCCAAAGTAGACGGCGATCCTTGCTGTACATATATTGGTCCTGACGGTGCAGGTCACTATGTAAAAATGGTGCATAACGGTATCGAGTATGGCGACATGCAATTGATTGGTGAGGCTTATCACCTGCTGAAATCGGTCCTGAATGTGAATGCAGAAGAGCTTCATGAAATCTTCACAGAATGGAATAAAGGCGAACTGGACAGTTACCTGATCGAAATCACGGCTGACATCTTCTCCCAATATGATTCCGAAACAGGTAAGCCAATGGTAGACGTTATTCTGGATGCAGCAGGTCAAAAAGGTACTGGTAAATGGACAAGCCAAAGCGCGCTGGATCTGGGCGTGCCATTATCCATGATTACTGAATCCGTATTCTCCCGCTTCCTGTCAGCTATGAAAGATGAGCGTATTGCAGCAAGCAAAGTACTGAGCGGTCCTAATGCAGAATCCTTCAGTGGCGACAAAAAAGAATTTATCGAAAGCGTACGTAAAGCATTGTTCGCAAGTAAAATTGTATCCTATGCTCAAGGCTTTGCCCAAATGCGTGCAGCCTCTGACGAATACGATTGGGATTTGAAATACGGAAAAATAGCTATGATCTTCCGCGGCGGCTGCATTATCCGTTCGCAATTCCTGCAAAACATCAAGGATGCGTATGACCGCGATCCTGCTCTGAAAAACCTGTTGCTGGATTCCTACTTCAAAAATGTAGTAGAAACCTATCAAAACGCATGGCGTCAGGTGATTTCCGTGGCTGTATCTCAAGGTATTCCAGTGCCAGGCTTCTCCAGTGCGCTCGCATACTATGACAGCTACCGTACTGAGCGTCTGCCAGCAAATCTGCTGCAAGCACAACGTGACTACTTCGGTGCGCATACGTTCAAACGTGTGGACAAAGAAGGCGTATTCCATCACCAATGGTTCTAA
- a CDS encoding DUF1054 domain-containing protein, whose product MTFNGFTVKDFDVFEIPGLEPRMEVLIEQVRPKLEAIGADLAPFLTDLCGEPMHVHVAKHARRKVNPPKDSWVAWAANKRGYKALPHFEVGMFSSHLFIIFAIIYESPNKTTFAQALKANLSDVRTSLPEHFYWSMDHMAPEGTEQKQMDEKNFQTIIDKLQQVKKAEVMCGIRIDRDDLLVGDGAALLQTVRSTFERLLPLYRMAFPKE is encoded by the coding sequence ATGACGTTCAATGGATTTACAGTAAAGGACTTTGATGTTTTTGAAATACCGGGGCTGGAGCCTCGCATGGAGGTACTGATTGAACAGGTTCGACCCAAACTGGAAGCGATTGGTGCGGATTTGGCTCCTTTCCTGACGGACTTGTGTGGCGAGCCTATGCACGTTCACGTTGCAAAGCATGCACGGCGCAAAGTAAATCCGCCCAAGGATTCCTGGGTAGCTTGGGCGGCAAACAAGCGTGGATATAAGGCGTTGCCGCATTTTGAGGTAGGGATGTTTTCTTCTCATCTGTTCATCATTTTCGCAATTATTTATGAAAGCCCCAACAAAACCACGTTTGCCCAGGCACTCAAAGCCAATCTGAGCGATGTCCGCACTAGCCTACCTGAGCATTTTTACTGGTCCATGGATCATATGGCCCCGGAAGGTACGGAGCAAAAACAAATGGATGAGAAGAATTTTCAAACGATCATTGACAAGCTGCAGCAGGTTAAAAAAGCCGAGGTCATGTGTGGTATCCGTATTGACCGGGACGACCTGCTCGTCGGTGACGGGGCTGCGCTGCTACAGACGGTGCGTTCCACTTTTGAGCGTTTGCTGCCGCTGTACCGAATGGCTTTTCCGAAAGAGTAA